A part of Cannabis sativa cultivar Pink pepper isolate KNU-18-1 chromosome 6, ASM2916894v1, whole genome shotgun sequence genomic DNA contains:
- the LOC115724779 gene encoding uncharacterized protein LOC115724779 has protein sequence MKSHDENIASTATDSAKTMLQPRPSLKTHHLFNNYGSWKHKLRESCLKRVREDRNHLLWKMRGTPSSHHVDLNSEGLSLIPAFQNIVSDELKKLKDSSSDNNIKKSTSKCDMDDTLWEYDGLHEAYQGDCEEILLEMQRIFYEDLKEEPVGKELENYVEVWEEEEDEYLARAVYEHMQLNEKQVHETIWCPICKQGELRENSHLIYCTLCDLQLKKGEEVNLELLRARLADVHAEHLDHGCILRPSFCIITRFDITALYIVCTGCNTFEIVI, from the exons ATGAAGAGTCATGACGAGAACATTGCTTCAACAGCAACCGATTCAGCCAAAACAATGCTCCAACCTCGCCCTTCTCTGAAAACCCATCATCTTTTTAATAACTATGGATCATGGAAACACAAG TTGAGAGAAAGTTGTTTGAAAAGGGTCAGAGAAGATAGAAACCACCTGCTTTGGAAAATGAGAGGGACGCCTTCTTCTCACCATGTAGATTTGAATTCTGAG GGTTTGAGTTTGATCCCTGCTTTTCAGAATATAGTTTCGGATGAATTGAAAAAATTGAAGGACTCTTCATCagataacaatataaaaaagtcAACCTCTAAATGTGACATGGATGATACGTTGTGGGAATATGATGGTCTTCATGAGGCTTATCAAggtgattgtgaagaaatactACTAGAGATGCAAAGAATCTTTTACGAGGATCTCAAGGAAGAACCAGTTGGGAAAG AACTGGAAAACTATGTTGAAGTttgggaagaagaagaagatgaatactTGGCACGTGCAGTTTATGAGCATATGCAACTGAACGAGAAACAG GTGCACGAAACTATTTGGTGCCCAATATGTAAGCAAGGAGAACTGCGAGAGAATAGTCATCTTATATACTGCACTTTATGTGATCTACAGCTGAAGAAAGGCGAGGAG GTTAATTTGGAGCTACTAAGAGCCAGGCTAGCAGATGTACATGCTGAACATCTTGATCACGGTTGTATACTGAGGCCTAGTTTTTGCATTATAACCAGGTTTGATATAACTGCATTGTACATTGTTTGTACGGGGTGCAACACTTTCGAGATAGTAATATAG